CATCTGAGTTTTTTTATTAACACAGTACTACTGCTTAGTGTAAGGATTTATCCTGTGGCCTCGTGAGGTTGGGCAACAGCATCACCACAGGgattagaaatggaaaatgagtgTGGCCTGTTGCTGCAAACAAAGGATGGAAGGGGTGCATATGTGCGCACCCTGCTGTTAAATCACCCTGCAAAATACATGGTAGAGAGTTTAAGTAGTGTCCTTTGCTGTAGGGCAAAGGGGCCGGTGCCCAGTGGAGGAGCAGTGGAGGAGTGGGGCCCTGAGGAGCAGTGGAGGAGCGGGGCCCTGAGGAGCAGTGGAGGAGCGGGGCCCTGAGGGGCAATGGAGGAGCGGGGCCCTGAGGAGCAGTGGAGGAGCGGGGCCCTGAGGGGCAATGGAGGAGCGGGGCCCTGAGGGGCAATGGAGGAGTGGGGCCCTGAGGAGCAGTGGAGGAGCGGGGCCCTGAGGGGCAGTGGAGGAGCGGGGCCCTGAGGGGCAATGGAGGAGTGGGGCCCTGAGGAGCAGTGGAGGAGCGGGGCCCTGAGGGGCAGTGGAGGAGCGGGGCCCTGAGGAGCAGTGGAGGAGCGGGGCCCTGAAGGGCGGCTGAGCCCGGGGATGCAGccggagctgctgggaagggcagctgGAAGGGCAAGGGAAGGGCAGCTGGGTATGGCTGCCCAATACAGGAGCATCAAtaccagagctgcagcagagcccgCCATACCCGGCCTTGCTAACAAGGTAGGGTGTGGTGCAGGTCTGGCCTGAGGGTAAGGGAGCCCTCCATGAACATCTCCTTTTATCCCTCAgctgccagagcctgcagctgaaCTCAGACCTCATAAACCAGGCATGGCCCTTACATGacaagatatatatatatatatatatatatatatatatatatatatatatatatatatatatatatatatatatatatatacacatatgtatgtatgtaaatatatatatatgtatatgtgtatatagtattttctgctttggtttcAACATCAGCTGTTTTGTGTAAACAAAACCTGAGGAGTGTGAGCGAGGCCCAGAGGAGAAGCTTTTCTATCTGATGTGAATCTATTCCGATAGAATCACTGGTGTTTCTCTAAAAGTGGAAAATGCATAAGAGTTTGTctaaaatttctgaattttagcATTTCTTATGTGGACCAAGGGAAATGTATGAGACCCAATGAAATTTGGAACATTGTAACTTAATTGGATCATCAGTGTTGATTGGTGTGAGCAGAAGGTCCATGACGCACCTCGTCTTGCAGCAGGGTTTTACTGTACTCTAGGTGATGCCTTTCTAGAATGGAAGAGCCATGAAGTTttgccaggggagcagctgacctgtggaaaaagaagcaattctttacatatatatatataatttgaaGGCAACAGTTTTTATTCAGGTTTCATATTACTGGTATGATAGTGTAATCTGTATACATTAGCTATGGGTAtgatgcagaaagaaaaacccaaTTTGCTTCCCTTCATTTTTGTGACTGAGTCATGATGGAACTTGGAGATCACTGGCTGTTCAGTGCCCAGTAAAGTCAAAGTCATGATTAGATGCCTCAAAACTCAAAAACTTTGGTATTTAAAATATACCTTCATTTTGTCTTGCATGTTCAGTTTATGCTCCTTTTATGTACCTTAAAAGTAGCCTTTATCCATCTTTTAGTGTATTCTGTGGCATGGCTTTTGAACTCTTGTAAATCTGTAATGACTGGGCTGTGTGCCTTGGGATTCTAGCTAACTGTAACTTAAATCTAAAGTAATAGTATAATGGAATTTAATTCCTCTAATGCCCTTGGGCTACTTCACTCCCCCAAAATTGCCATTTTGTGGACAACAAAATCCTGATAGCTCAGGTTTGTTCAGTTTTACCATAGGTCTTAAAGCGTTCCCCTGACATTGGACTAAGCTTCAAGAAGAGGAAATTCTGCATCAGATTATTGTTGTGAGATGAAGGGAGAAGCATCCTACCTACAGGGGTGCAGGTAGTTCTACATGTTTGAAAGTGTACTTTACTCCTTTTCCCCTTGGTTTATAGCTCTGTTTCCCAGATAACCCAAGGTGGATTGCTACATGGCACCCATATTTTCTGTTGTGATTAGGACTGTCGTGGTAAAGTTTGATGAGTTCTATAAATAGCTTTTCTGCGTATGACCTCATGGAGAGGGCTTTCATCTAGAGAAGACCACAATGGGAAGATTTAAACTCCACCCACTACAACCCCCCCTTTATCTTGTTTGGATGAGAGGCAGTCCATTGAATAAGAACCAGCATCTGTCATTCTCTTTCCTACGTCACCTGGAGAATCCCTGGGAATAATCAGAAAATCCCTTTGCGTCACTGCTCTAGCATGCTGTCTGAAAAGGCTGAAATGTGAGGAGTGGATTCAGGGTCAAAGGGGTAGGATGGGTAGGATCAACCATTCTGGAGATACAGTTGGTGGAAACTAGCCAGAAAATTATAATCTTCTAGTACACATGCCATTCTGAGAAATGTGTTCTCTAGCACATGGAAACAAGCCCTCACAGATCACATAAAAGACTAGATGGTAGAGTGTTTGCTCCTCAGGAGAAGAGTGTGTCTCACCATATGTAATGTTTTAATACAAAGGAAAATCTAAATGAATTAATATTGTTTCATAATAAACAAGTTAAAAATTACAAATCCTTTAGAATATTTTCTCAGAACATATTACATCATGAATTGCAAAGCTTTGACCTCATGATGTGTAACTTCTGGGCCTGTGGACCCAGCAATAGAACTCAAGCTTGTTGACTCAGACTTTTGTATAATGTGAGGAGATTACACCTCAGGAAAGGACCTATATCAGGAAACTCAGTGTGGCAAGGAACAACTGAACTAGTCAAATTAGAcagtggaaaacaaagaaaaaaattctttctccCTCTAAACTGGCCCTTGTCTATGTCACATCTTGAATCCATCGCCAGAAAAGTGCCCTGTCTTGAAAAGTAATCCAATTGTGgattttaatttactttgctAATTTCTTTGTGTCCTCATGCGCATGAGGCTCTGTCTGCTACAATCCAAGCATTGCTAGAGTTTTAAAAAGCTAGAGTCTTAAAAATGGATTGCAGTTTCAGAAGATCTAAGATTCTGCCTTTGCCTTTTGTCTTTGTATTTCAGATGCCTGAAGTGCTCTGGGGCATAAATCTTCTGTAGCATAATTATTTGTTCATGACAGATGAGTATGGAATATATGTACCTTATATTTCTGCAAGTTTtaacttttatttgtttgttttccattaaaagtAGTATATTTCCATAAATTTGATCACTTATACTTACTTCATTTGATACAAGTTATTGGTCCCTCTGTGATCAATGTCatggcagaaagcagcagcaaccaTGGCAAAGGCTTCTAAATCAGTAtagtatttctttattttgcctgtctgtaaaaagaaaacagatcacTCTGAGCATgtgttttcctgaattttccatCTTGAGTAGAAAGAATGGTAATTAATGAATTTGGGGTTAGTATTAGCAACATTACCATCAGCAGCGTAAACATTGTTTGTCCCACATTGAATCCATGTCTCCAGTTATGGTAAGTGATATCCCGATAACCCTTCCTGACTGTGTACATCCATCTTGTAAGGACCTATTGGGAACAAAAGTGAGTCAGACTGCTGTTAATTGAAACAGAACAAAGGAATTTCCATTAAATAACTCAAATATACTATGAAATTACTTAATTCTGcaaattctgtgaaaacaaatgtttttcattGAATTAAACATGGAAACAGCAAATTTTTCTTACATAGATTCATGTAAGATGTAAGATGCATTTAAGTCCTTAGCTAGCTTATGCAATTCAGGATTAATCTTATGTTTTTATGACAAATATGTAAGTTGTTTCATTGAGAATGGAAGATTGTTAACTGTTGGAGAAGCATACCAGTAATATTTTAGTATTGCCTTCTAGATTAAAGTATGTAAAACCAgccatttttcttctatttaaaaataaaaataaacaagaaaaattaaccAGACCTCAGCTGGGACTTTGAATTTTTCAACAACGTTTATCTCAAAGAACAGTCGTATTCCACAAGTTATCAGGCCATGCTCTGTAACAGGGAAGTCACTGAAGCGGAATTCGTACAGTTCTAAATCTTTTGGATCAGGTAATTCTTCTTTCTGTCAGGAAATATCAAAAACAAGGGGTTTTCTGTCAAGAACAAAGttggaaaagcttttttcattttcttcaataGAAATACTACTCAAGGACAGTATGCTTACTATGTCTTCAAAGGTCTCAGGTGTCAGTATGAACTAATGTGTATTAAATTATGCTGGCTTTCTTCTCAAAATTAATTGATAAAAGCCTTGGGCAATTCCTACTCTCAATTCCAACACAATGTGTTAGGCAACACCATCTCAACATTTCCTTAGTTTAGAAATTGTGGTGCTTGGAAATTCTCTTCCCTGGTATAAAATCCCATGATTCTCCCACTTTTAACCTGATGTCAAGGCTACATTCATCTTTTTCTCCaccaaaataaattacttattttGTATATATGATATAGATGCACATTGAATAACCTAACTGGTAATAATGCTATTAGTGAACTGTTCTCTAACATTCTTCCTGTCTTTCAAAGCCTAGGGAGAGTAGTATCATATTATAAAGAATGTGTTCCAATCCAAACAGGAATTCTTCAAGGAATTCTGATGCAACACAAAAAATAGCTTATATTATCACAATGACTCCCTTCCTCCTCAGTAGTCTATAAATGATCTTCACTttatggagaaagaaaaagacaactGAATGTAGGCACATATTTCAACAAATAAGGCTGatcctccctttccttctccctgggCTTTTCCTTTATATCTACGCAGGTCTGAGATCAAGGACAGAGAAACCTAGACCAGTGATGTTTTAAGACTCGTTACTTAGTGAATCACCAGATCTAGAAACACCTGCTTTATCCTATTAGTTATCTGGGATTCCAGGTCTCATAATAGGATAAAGCACTTGCATTGGAACTTGGGACTGTAGAAGATATTAGACTTTTGAAATTTTGACTCCAAAATTTTCAAAgaataaattgctttttgtagatttaaaaattcataccagtattatatttttaaatttggagCCTGTATCAGAATACTCAGATTTTGTTCTACCCGTGGAGAAATTTTATAATGTCTGttattttttgaagattttCATGCTGCTAAAtcaaatttcctttaaaaggcATGTGAAGCTACACACTGTCTGttgatgttttttatttcacCACTTACAAGCTGTGTTAGCATCTGTTGTGTGGAAGCCAGCAAAACATTAACACCAATGCATTCCAGCATGCACATATGCATAACTAAAACGAGTTTCATGAGATCTTTTCCCTATGGCTATGTGTACAGCAAATGTGGTGTAACAAGAGGAAATATGTGAAGTGGTTGGTACTGGAAGTCAATAGATATGTGTatattttgacctttttttcttcaaccTAGCTCTGTTTTGATCCATTAACATTGGAAGTCCATTCAGTGTTTTCATTCAGAGCATATCTTTActctgattttggggtttttttcagataaagTAGCCTAATTCATGTGCTTCAGGACAGAAGTGCACTAAATGGGCAAAAATAGGAGCTTTCTTCTAAAGACACTGCCTATCTAGATTGAAATACTAAGGCAGCCAGAGGACTGCACTAcaaactcatttttattttagtagtACAGAGTAGTAGAGCAGAGAACTCATTAGGTCAAATCTCTTTTGTCACTGTGGAGTCACAAGTCAATTTCTTTAGACTTCTTTGCCTatggaaatgctggaaaaataatctgaaagtAAGTTTGTTCCACTGGACAATCCTACCTATGTTCTCTTACCAAGAATGAAAGTGGCCTCACCACAATAtcccttattttattttcagaaataaataaattatattcagtTATGGCGTTTTCCCTatgaatattttaagaaatttaatACTTCAAATGttcattaatataaaaatgtctATGTAACTCTGACTGTCCAAGTGTCTTGATGTACATTTGGGACAGAATGGTTCCCTGTAGGTAGCAGTGACGTCTGCACaaagaaggagagaagaggCTGAGGATGTGTTATTAAATCAACTCTGTCTAGCCTGTGGAACTGCTAACATAGATTGTATTAGTCACAATTTCACCATACACAGCGATTTCTATGGTGAGGACACATTGCTGTCTGATATAAATATGCCACCAGACTTTTCAGTTTAATGACTTACCAAAATCCTGATGAGATCCTTTTGCTCACATTCTTCTAAACTCttcacatttaatttctctttgtatttctaaaaccaaaaaagagtaagaaaatTCAGGTTTTGTGTAGTAAGTTTCccattttataattttgtggCTGTGGACTGAAACTTACCAGGATAGATTCAACTTCAGCAGGGGTGGCCTTTGTCTGGTACATAAGCATTTCCTGAGCAATGTCTTTCCTGTTTTCAAGTTTGTTCATTTTGTCATAAGTGTCAGTATTTAAAACAGACCACCCCAGGAACTGTGTGAGAGTCTGCAACAAAGTCAAGTAAAGCAGAGATGATGCCATGTCAACAGAATGAACCTGACAATTTGCACTTAGTTTTCTTAAAGTCTCATTTCTGTTAGTGTCATTTGAAAAGCAAGGTGCTACTCTACTTTTTAGAGGCCTTTATCTTCCTTCTGCCATTTCTGTTAGCACTCACAGCTTCTAATGACGTTTGGCTCAGCTTAGTAGCTAAGTAATTAATATTCCCACTTTATATACAGGACTTTGAGGCTTATGAAGCTTAAGTCGGGTAGGTGGACTTGGGTACACTGTGTAGCATCTTATCTTGCCTGAGTGCATGTGATTATGAATGCTCTGTGAACTCCCACGATCACAGGCTTGGCATCCACTGGCAAGCAGCACACCATACCTGCTTACCCACTGCTACTTAGGAGATGCTGACCATCATTAAAAAGACAAAGGATTAAAAGTAAAATTGTAAGCAACTTTTGTTCATCACTGGAATGTAAATGATCACTCAGAAATTTTCGGTTTTATAAAGGGAGTTTAAATCTCAGATTTTTAAGAAACCTCATTGTGAAGAGGATAGACATTTGGCTAAATGCTAATATGGCCTATTTGAAAAATTTTAGCTGTATAAAAATGACTTtttactgtaatatttttttaacatcacAGAGTTCTCAAACCCTCTAATCCTATTAAGCTTACTTCAATGATCTGTTCATCATACTCGTCAAAAGGTTTTCCATCTTTCCTATTGAAAAATGTTGCAACTCCcacaatttcttcttttttgttgaCAATAGGCAATGACAAGACATTTTTGATAACCCATCCAGATTCATCCACTGGTCCTTTCTGtaagaaaaccaaaaaccaggaaatgtgtatttctttgAAAGTAATTATACAGCTATGGACATAAacaatgtaataaaaatattttgtttgtacATCACAAtcaaatgagaaattatttatatgATCAACTGTATAACAAATTAGTGGCAAGcactagaatatttttttacaatatttataattattaacATTACTGAATTTACCTGAAATGTGAAGTATTCATCTGCTGGTACATTCATCATGTTACAAATCTGCAGCATAAAGAAAATGACACATTGTTTAAATGGGATATAATGTACATCAAAACTCGgtctaatattttttaaagaaatatttattatctaAGCTAACAACAGTGAGCATCCTAGCTAGCTACAGAAACTAAAACCATTCCTCTTAAATTAGATGTGGTTATTCTAACAGACATAATTTTGGAATGTTTGTAGCAAAGTCCTTCAGTATATCATAGTGCAAAAGCATAATGATTCAGAAAATCACTTCCAGTTTAAAATGGCATGGGGGTTTCTAGAAATAAATGAGTACTAAGGGCTCTATTAAAAATGGCTCAGGGTTACTCACAGCTGTCATGCATCCTGACTTTGAATTACATATGTCTATGCAAGAAGATAgaggaaattaagaaaaatttaaagcCTTGCATGTGATGATTTTCTTACTTTGACATTTTTGGTGACATTTAGCACACCTGGAAAGTGACATCAGACACACACATTATTCCTCTGATATCACCACAATCTGAGGGAAATTATCCTGCTGTTTTCACTATTTGTGCTGAGGCCTTGTCTCCACCCAAAATACTGATTCAAATGATTTCTCTGGGACCAAAGGCACTGGAAACATCATTTTTGTAAAGGATTTAGGCCATGGggagctttggggtttttttaattcaatcAAATCAACTGCATGATTTAAAATGCTAGTTTTTAGTTTTGCTATGAACTTACAAGACCATTTTCAGCAACGTATGTTGGCAATCCACTGACAAGACACCAGTGATCTGCTGGAGGTGACCTTTTGAGAGacaatgaaattaatttatttctacaCTGTAGACATGCTGTTCTATCCCAGCAATAACTAATTACCACACATTCACAAGCTGCCAATGAATACTCACGGAATGACTTTGATTTCTTCTTGTCCATGTAACAAATAGTCAATAATCTTATAAAAGTTGActtcctaaataaaaatataaaaccatcTAGGTGACTTGTACACAACTTCAATGTCAAActttcataaaaagaaaaaataatatccTCACTCGTCCATCAGGTGTCTTGGGGCCTTTGTAAggctctgcctcccccagccGGATTGGCCACTCATCATAGAACTCCTGAGAAAATGAtacaaagggaaaaaggaagaaacaaatcAGTCTGTATTCATAGGTAATATCACATCTGGGTATTACGATTTAATTAGACCTCACCATAGGAGTTTCTAGCAAGTAGGAAAAATAGTTGTTACCTTCTCTTTAGTCATGTCCAGCAGACCGACAGAGTATCTTTCACAATTCAAATACATTCGAATAGTATAGAGTGCTTTATGAAACTGTCGTTCTATGTCTGTTAGCTCTTCAAACACTTTGTTGGCAGACCACAGAAGCATCTATttacaacaaaaaagaaaaaggataatGTTCAGAACAGTAGAAAAACATAAACATATGAATCCTAGgcatttcagaattaaattatgAGGTGCATCACTGTtaacaaattaaaaaggaataaatagaTTGTATCATTAGTTCAGTAAGATTGCAAGAATATAAAATAACGGTAATGAGAAttgtttcagagaaaaatgaagaatttttattaaaaaatgtttttataccTGGCTTCTTCGTGATTCAATATTGTGGAGATATGATGTATGCTGATTTCTTACCACCAAAGATATAAAGTTGAGGTATTTTTTAAACACCTAAAATGAAAAAGGTCAAAAATAAGACAAAAGTATTAAATTAGGATATAGAGTCACTCAAACTACTTGTTGAACTAATAGCTCTGTTATTGTATGACATTTTACCTCTTCATCCTCTTTGGAGAACTCAGGGGCATTTAATTTGTTGAGTGCCATCACAACAGCAAGCACCTCTTTACCCTGTGTAATTGCAGTTGCCATCATATTGACTGTTTTATAACCAGTTCTTTTGTCCATAAAGTCAGAAAAATGGttgttctgaaagaaaaggggaaaaaaatcacaagttAAATGCGCAACAATTACCACACCAAGAGTAAATCACTTCATTTGATAACTGATATTTGCAATGCTGTGAGCACTGCTTCACAGTGCAGTAGGTTtatacttgaaaaaaaacccactatcATTACTTAACACAATCTTTTAGAATTATATAGAAGCTTAACTAAGGCATTGGTTATGAAGATAGCTTCTGAAACCAAGTTCTGTGCATGTCTTTATTATACTGCTGAGGAATTGAAAATATGGGAAATTTAGTATAAGTGAAATAATAATATGATCTTGTGACTACCTGTGAACCTAATATATATGGCTTGCATTTTAGAGAATTACTTCATAGCTatgttaatatttattattaattaattatttcagtaaataaaattcATTATACATTTCCCTCATACAATATTTAAAAGTACCTCCTGTCCTGTATAAAAATACTTATGGCAGAGAAGCATCCCCAGCAAGCATTCATCTGGCTGACCTTTTTCTTATTGTTTCCTGACTGACACACTCCCATCTCTATTGCTCCCAGCTCTACAGTCTCTTTTGGTGAAAGGATATAGGTAgaggatataggatataggatcAGAGCAACTTTTGTTGAGTGTATGAACCTGTGGGAATAAGGCATTGTGACTAATGAATGAGCCACAACTACTACTccatatttacattttcatccTTAAAACCAAATGCTGAGGAGGGTTTAGCAAAAgctattattttaaattttttatgtaaaaatacagataaGCTAGTTCATGCTTCATGGAGAACTGTTTTATTTCCTCATATCCAAGAAGTTCTCAGTGTTTTCTTCAAAGGCTTTAGTGTTCtctttaatttaataaaaatggtatttaaattttttcaggGAAGTCTGTTTGTCAAGGGTTGTTATGTTTTGCTATGTTATTAGGAAAATACATCTGAATGAGGTGAGTCATGAGTTGGAGGTTTGAAATCTGTTAATGTGTGTATACTGAGAAATGCCAGGTTCTACTAAGCAGCTAAAATAGCCAGACTGTCTTCTTGGAGCCTTCTCCACCCCCTCACATTTCACTGATAACATGTCAGTGCTCACACTTCTTCAAAGATGAGCACTCAACCCACTTATACTGCATGCCTATCCCCAGAGCTGCAAACATTGCTGCTATTCATTACTGCATTAGCTTAGGCAGCTGAGATCTGCGTGGTGCATCCCAAAGTGGCTTCCTTGGTGACAGGCTGGAGAATGTTGTAGGACAACACATAATGGAACTTCAGCTTTCATAGATTATACATAAAGCTACttaaacaaaaccccaaactaatAAGTTTTTTCTAGGCTATAAAATTAAGCATGACAATGCTTAGAAATGCCAGAATTAAAACTATTTGTCTATTAATTagatttttcctcttcatttccttttgtcccTCTTCCCTCTAGCTGTTGTTTCTAATATATGTTGAATTTATAGCATATACAACTCTTAACAAGAAAGACATAATTTTATTATGTCATTAAAGTATTAGAGTTTGggctttttccttcttaaatgCTTCCATTTTATATTTCCTTCTAGGTCTGTATTTCagttaaacaaattaaaagtcTGGAAGTAACTCttaaatattgtatttatgGCCTGGGTTCTCTTACAAAGAATTGATTCCCTTAAGGACAGCCTGTGTCATCCCCATAAATCTCATTCATTGTATCAGGCTCTATTAGGTCCCTGGAAAGTGTAGCCACTTTTGAATATATTGTTCAAGAGAAAAGGGGACTCTCTCTGTTGCCAACAAACTCCCTTAGttgttattttctattttgctcAGAGAAAGGTATAGGATTATCTAACAGACAACCAGAGAAAATGCCAGGCAATCTGTCTCTTCTGTGTAAGAATCAAATACTGTCCTGCAGCCTGCTAAACAAATACATTATTACATGGAAATACTTGGTTTTCTGTGGGATGTATTATCTACTGACACAACCATTCTGGACTTGGGTGTGGTTTTGAGCTTCAGGTTTTGTGCTTCTGACTGTTTTAACCATTGAAAACAGTAAATTAGACAGGTAACGACCCTGTTTTGTAGTCCCTCTGTCACTAAGAACATCTAGCATTCCTGGAGAGGCCCAGGTTCCTGGGTTTAGGGTACTGTATTCTGCTGTGAAGGAACAAATAAGCATTTCAGAgacttctgcatttctgaacACTTGAAAAGGATATGTAGACACCAGATGAGCTGAATCAGCAGGATTCAGCTGCTGTGTCTGATTTTGTTTAATAACTCCAGAATGAAGATGCAAGCAGTGGTGATCAAAAGTGTTCGGAAGAAGCACTTTGGTCATATAATTTTTGCAAAGgatataaacattttaatacAACTCTCTGTTAATAAACAGCAAGTTCAGTAATCACAAGCCTTCCTGTGCCTAGACAGTATGAAGTAGGAAGATAAAAATGTTAATGCATTGGCAGCATTCCCTCAGCACATACAAAGACTTCTGTCTCACATGATTTGCATATACAAGCAAAACATTGTACTTAGATTTAGGCTTTTCATTATTGAATATTTTGTACATTATTTCTAGGAGTTTTGAAGCCTATATTTttgacagttttaaaaatattttctcttgggAATataatctctttctttttacCCAAGAAAATCACCTTTCACAACATCTACGAAATCTGCAGTACCAGATCCAGAAGAACACCTTGGTGCTTCCATGACTACATGAATATGGACACTTAGTCTACTTAAGCCTGATCTTATGAATCAAACTATCTTTTAGAGCACTGTCTTGAACTTTCAGCTCTCAGTTAAATCACAAAATAggctttaaaagagaaattatggAAAAGAAATCTGCTACTAACTACCTAAGTACAGTACATTTGCAGATGTTTCCTACTAGCTCCATTTAATGCTGAGATACCAAGCCATTTACTCTACAATGATCAGTTCTTTAAATAGGCTGAAGATGTGCACCATATGCTGGATTTGCAGAAAGCCAGCACCAGCATCTAGTTAGCAGGAGCAACTAGCACAACCCTTTTGATGGAGGAATGTTTCCTGATATCCAGTCTGAACCTCTCCTGTCACAGCCTGAGGCCACTTCCAGTTATCCTATTATTTGTTAGTTGGGAGAAGTGGCTGACCCCCACCTTTAAGGGATTTGTAGAAACTGATAAGGCCCctctgagccttcttttctccaggcttaATACTCTCAGCTAtttcagccactcctcataggacttgtgttccagatcCTCCTTTAGCTTTGTCACCCTGAtctggagatgctccagcacctcagtatgtttcttgtagtgaggggcccatAGCTGGACCCAGGATTTGATGTGTAGTCTCACTAGTGCTTGGTACAAGGCAGCAATCTCTGCCCTGTTCCTTCTGGCCACACAGTTTCTGATCCAAGCCAGGATGCCCCTGGCCTtcctgcccacctgggcactgctggctcacgttcagctgctgttgatcAGCACATCCAGGTCCTTCTCTGTCAGGCAGCTTTTCAGCCACTCATCTCTGCAATGCTGCCTGCAGGTGAAGTCACCCAACACAAGGGATAAGACTTAATCCTGCAGGTAAGGTGATAGGGCCAAGACAGCAGATGCCTGTTTTCCTCCATATCTTTCCCCTAGTAAAGGGAACAGAGGAAGAAGGGGTTACTGTGACCCCTTGCACTTATGACTATATTGCTCCTATTGGATAGAAGGTTCTATGTTGGATAAATGTGCTCAAACTGTGCATATTTCTTTGTGTTATCTCCACATGTTTCTCGTTTTCTTTCTGGTAGTTCTacagtattttcttctcttcctatTTTGTTCTTCCACTGATTGTGTTGCGTTGGCTCAACTTTCTCAAAATTTTAACCCCTTGATAGGTGGTATCAATGTGCTGCAATGCTTCATCTCTTACTTCTACTTAGCCTAATTTCAACTCAcaagtgtttttatttcataatgatATAATTCTGtatgaatagaaaataaaaagcacataCTATCATCTACCTGGCCCTTTCTTGGGCCACACTCCAAAAATTACATATTTCCAGAgatgtaaatttaattttaagatgTAA
The DNA window shown above is from Oenanthe melanoleuca isolate GR-GAL-2019-014 chromosome 6, OMel1.0, whole genome shotgun sequence and carries:
- the PDE6C gene encoding cone cGMP-specific 3',5'-cyclic phosphodiesterase subunit alpha' isoform X2 yields the protein MGEVNKDAVEKYLENNPQFAKEYFDRKMRPEVVGSIFNVNPGDVKEGVSFKDMSRLEECNIIFELITEIQDEACVMEKIVHKTLQRLAQLLAADRCSLFVYRSRNGIPEVASRILDITPTSQYEQNLVKPENETVFPLDIGIVGWVAHTKKFFNIPDVTKNNHFSDFMDKRTGYKTVNMMATAITQGKEVLAVVMALNKLNAPEFSKEDEEVFKKYLNFISLVVRNQHTSYLHNIESRRSQMLLWSANKVFEELTDIERQFHKALYTIRMYLNCERYSVGLLDMTKEKEFYDEWPIRLGEAEPYKGPKTPDGREVNFYKIIDYLLHGQEEIKVIPSPPADHWCLVSGLPTYVAENGLICNMMNVPADEYFTFQKGPVDESGWVIKNVLSLPIVNKKEEIVGVATFFNRKDGKPFDEYDEQIIETLTQFLGWSVLNTDTYDKMNKLENRKDIAQEMLMYQTKATPAEVESILKYKEKLNVKSLEECEQKDLIRILKEELPDPKDLELYEFRFSDFPVTEHGLITCGIRLFFEINVVEKFKVPAEVLTRWMYTVRKGYRDITYHNWRHGFNVGQTMFTLLMTGKIKKYYTDLEAFAMVAAAFCHDIDHRGTNNLYQMKSAAPLAKLHGSSILERHHLEYSKTLLQDESLNIFQNLNKRQYETVLHLFEVAIIATDLALYFKKRTMFQKIVDAIEKMETEEQAIKYISIDPTKKEVIMAMMMTGCDLSAITKPWEVQSKVALMVANEFWEQGDLERTVLQQQPIPMMDRNKGDELPKLQVGFIDFVCTFVYKEFSRFHKEITPMFDGLQNNRVEWKTRADEYEEKMKAIEEQKKKEEEAAAQKGGGGGGGGGDGKSKTCVVL
- the PDE6C gene encoding cone cGMP-specific 3',5'-cyclic phosphodiesterase subunit alpha' isoform X3, translating into MGEVNKDAVEKYLENNPQFAKEYFDRKMRPEVVGSIFNVNPGDVKEGVSFKDMSRLEECNIIFELITEIQDEACVMEKIVHKTLQRLAQLLAADRCSLFVYRSRNGIPEVASRILDITPTSQYEQNLVKPENETVFPLDIGIVGWVAHTKKFFNIPDVTKNNHFSDFMDKRTGYKTVNMMATAITQGKEVLAVVMALNKLNAPEFSKEDEEVFKKYLNFISLVVRNQHTSYLHNIESRRSQMLLWSANKVFEELTDIERQFHKALYTIRMYLNCERYSVGLLDMTKEKEFYDEWPIRLGEAEPYKGPKTPDGREVNFYKIIDYLLHGQEEIKVIPSPPADHWCLVSGLPTYVAENGLICNMMNVPADEYFTFQKGPVDESGWVIKNVLSLPIVNKKEEIVGVATFFNRKDGKPFDEYDEQIIETLTQFLGWSVLNTDTYDKMNKLENRKDIAQEMLMYQTKATPAEVESILKYKEKLNVKSLEECEQKDLIRILKEELPDPKDLELYEFRFSDFPVTEHGLITCGIRLFFEINVVEKFKVPAEVLTRWMYTVRKGYRDITYHNWRHGFNVGQTMFTLLMTGKIKKYYTDLEAFAMVAAAFCHDIDHRGTNNLYQMKSAAPLAKLHGSSILERHHLEYSKTLLQDESLNIFQNLNKRQYETVLHLFEVAIIATDLALYFKKRTMFQKIVDAIEKMETEEQAIKYISIDPTKKEVIMAMMMTGCDLSAITKPWEVQSKVALMVANEFWEQGDLERTVLQQQPIPMMDRNKGDELPKLQVGFIDFVCTFVYKEFSRFHKEITPMFDGLQNNRVEWKTRADEYEEKMKAIEEQKKKEEEAAAQKGGKGRK